The following are encoded together in the Lactuca sativa cultivar Salinas chromosome 1, Lsat_Salinas_v11, whole genome shotgun sequence genome:
- the LOC122197244 gene encoding peroxidase 56, with protein sequence MDPNYIARLKLKCKPNDLTTFAELDPGSFKTFDDSYFKLVTKRRGLLQSDAALLDDPETRAYVIQATSEGSTFFKDFGVSMVNMGRIGVLTASQGEVRKVCTKRN encoded by the coding sequence ATGGACCCTAACTACATTGCAAGATTGAAGTTAAAGTGCAAGCCAAACGATCTAACCACCTTTGCTGAGTTAGACCCAGGAAGCTTCAAGACATTCGATGACTCCTATTTCAAATTAGTGACAAAGAGGAGGGGACTTCTTCAATCAGATGCAGCCTTACTCGATGACCCTGAGACTAGAGCTTACGTGATTCAAGCTACTAGCGAGGGTTCCACATTCTTCAAGGACTTTGGTGTGTCTATGGTTAACATGGGCAGGATTGGGGTCCTTACAGCTTCTCAAGGTGAAGTTCGGAAAGTGTGCACCAAACGTAACTAA